ATTCTAAATTTAAAATTTCTTTCTTGATAAGTAGAATCTTCTGGATAAATATATAATTGTTTTGTAACTCCTCCACTCCAATTACTAATTACTCTATCTTTTTCTTTTAAAATTTTAAACATCTTTTCTCCTTAATTTTTAATAATTTTATGTAAAAATAACTGTAACATTTAGAAAATTAAGATTATCTTATATTTTTAAAAAACTAATTTCTTATTTTTTACTATAATTTTTCCTTTTTTAAATACATCATTTACATGATTTATCCCTATATTATAAAATATATAATTTAAATTATGAGTATCATATATAATAAAATCAGCTTGTTTTCCTACTTCTAAACTTCCTATTTTATTTTCTTTTTTAATAGCTTTTGCTCCATTTATAGTTGTAGCTTTTATTATTTCTAATGGGGTCATTTTTATCTGAGCAGAAGCTATATTCATCACAAATTGTATATTTTCACAAGGACAAGAACCTGGATTATAATCTGTTGATAAAGCAACTGTTACACCTTTATTTATCATTTTTCTTACAGGAGCATAATTTTTTCCTAGATTAAAAGATGTTGCTGGTAAAATATTTGCAATAACTTTATTCTTAACTAATTCATCTATTCCTTTATCACTTATAGCCATTAAATGTTCTGCTGAAACAGTTTGTAATTCTCCAGCAAGCTCTGCTCCTCCTAATGAAACTATTTCATCTGCATGTATCTTTAATTTAAAACCTTCTTTTTTAGCCTCATTTAAAATATATCTACTTTCTTCTATATCAAAAACACTATCTTCACAGAATATATCACAAAATTCTGCTAAATCTTTTTCTTTTACTTTTTTTAACATTTTTATAATTTCTTCTATATATTTTTTCTTATCATTAATATATTCTTCTGGAACAGCATGGGCTCCTAAAAATGTAGAAATAATTTCTAATGGATGTTTTTTATTTAATTCTTTATTTACTTCCAATTGTTTTATTTCTGTTTCCATATTTAATCCATATCCACTTTTACTTTCTACAGTTGTAACTCCAAATTTAGCCATTCTATTTAAAACTTCATAAGCTTTATTAAACAATTGTTCCTTAGAAGCTTCTCTTGTATTTCTTACTGTACTTAATATTCCTCCTCCTTGTTTTAATATTTCTAAATAGGGTACTCCCTTTATTTTTAATGGTAATTCATTTTCTCTTGAACCATAATGAACTAAGTGTGTATGTGAATCAACTATACCTGGGGTAATAACTTTTCCTTCTGCATTAAATAATTCTGTTTTTTCATCTTTTAATTCTACAGGGTAATTCCCTTCTCCTATTGAAATTATATTTTCTTTTTCTATTGCAATATAGGCATTTTTTAAAACTTCTATATTTTCCATATCTCCTATACTTTTCCTTTCTAATTCTTTAGATGTTACTAAAGTCCCTATATTATACACTATTAAATCAGCTTTCATAATTCCTCCTTAATTATATTACAAGAATAAGAGGCAGATTAATCTGTCTCTCATTCTTTATCATTATGACTTTTTACTATTTAATTTTTTCTTCAACTAATTTTTGAATAAATTTTTCATTAGCTATGTAAGGTAAAGTAATATGGTCTGTACCTTTATTATCTTGATTATATTTTATAACTGTTTCTATCGAATGAGAATTTCTTGCCCAAGCTCTTCTTGCCACTCCTCCCATTACATCCCAAGGCATCGCTTGCATTAATATTTCATCTACTCTATGACTTCCATCAAGAACCATTCCAAATCCACCATTTATAGATTTTCCAATTCCAACTCCTCCACCATTATGAAGTGCTATCATTGACATCCCTCTTGCAGCATTTCCAGCAAAACATTGAGTTGCCATATCAGCCATTATATTACTTCCATCTTTAATATTTGAAGTTTCTCTAAATGGAGAATCTGTTCCTGACACATCATGATGATCTCTTCCCAACATAACTGGACCTATTTCTCCATTTCTGATCATTTCATTGAATTTAAGAGCTATATTTGTTCTACTCATAGCATCTTGATAAAAAATTCTTGCTTGAGTTCCTACTACTAAACCATTTTCATCAGCATTTTTTATCCACATATAATTATCTCTATCTTGATATCTTCTATTTGGATCAACTAATTCTAAAGCAGCTTTATCTGTTTTCAATAAGTCTTCTTTTTTACCAGATAAGCAAACCCATCTAAATGGTCCATAACCATAATCAAATAATTCAGGTCCTA
This genomic interval from Fusobacterium perfoetens ATCC 29250 contains the following:
- the hutI gene encoding imidazolonepropionase; translated protein: MKADLIVYNIGTLVTSKELERKSIGDMENIEVLKNAYIAIEKENIISIGEGNYPVELKDEKTELFNAEGKVITPGIVDSHTHLVHYGSRENELPLKIKGVPYLEILKQGGGILSTVRNTREASKEQLFNKAYEVLNRMAKFGVTTVESKSGYGLNMETEIKQLEVNKELNKKHPLEIISTFLGAHAVPEEYINDKKKYIEEIIKMLKKVKEKDLAEFCDIFCEDSVFDIEESRYILNEAKKEGFKLKIHADEIVSLGGAELAGELQTVSAEHLMAISDKGIDELVKNKVIANILPATSFNLGKNYAPVRKMINKGVTVALSTDYNPGSCPCENIQFVMNIASAQIKMTPLEIIKATTINGAKAIKKENKIGSLEVGKQADFIIYDTHNLNYIFYNIGINHVNDVFKKGKIIVKNKKLVF